The following proteins come from a genomic window of Alicyclobacillus dauci:
- a CDS encoding IS110 family RNA-guided transposase — translation MDVVYERCCGLDVHKKTVVACVLTPEAKEIRTFSTMTEDLLEMVDWLGQHECTHVAMESTASFWKPIYNLLESADCQVLVVNAKHMKNVPGRKTDVKDAEWIAGLLRHGLLQASYIPNREQRELRELIRYRRSLIDERAREVNRVQKVLEGANIKLSAVASNTLGKSGRAMLEAMIHGEEDPEVLSGLAKGRMKAKKADLHKALNGLMGSHQRMMLAAQLRHIDYLDEEIARLDEEVKERMLPFEEDLELVDTIPGVGRRTAEQILAEIGTDMTQFPSAAHLCSWAGLAPGNNESAGKRKSGKTRKGNQKLRAALVEAARAAARTKQTYLSAQYHRIAARRGKNRAAVAVAHSILTIVYYVLQRRQPYIELGPTYYEARKKDAVVKQAIRKLQSLGLEVTVKPVA, via the coding sequence ATGGATGTCGTATACGAACGTTGTTGCGGCCTCGATGTGCACAAGAAGACGGTGGTCGCCTGTGTGCTGACGCCGGAGGCCAAGGAGATTCGCACGTTCTCCACGATGACGGAGGATCTCCTGGAGATGGTTGACTGGTTAGGACAACATGAATGCACGCATGTTGCTATGGAAAGCACAGCTTCATTCTGGAAGCCAATCTACAACCTTCTGGAGTCGGCGGACTGTCAAGTGCTTGTGGTGAACGCCAAGCACATGAAGAACGTTCCGGGCCGTAAGACCGATGTGAAGGATGCCGAATGGATCGCCGGATTGCTCCGCCACGGGCTGTTGCAAGCCAGTTACATCCCCAACCGTGAACAACGGGAACTACGAGAACTCATTCGCTACCGCCGAAGTCTCATTGACGAGCGGGCAAGAGAGGTGAATCGGGTTCAAAAGGTGTTGGAAGGTGCCAACATCAAGCTTTCTGCAGTGGCCAGCAATACACTTGGCAAATCTGGGCGGGCGATGTTGGAAGCAATGATCCACGGAGAAGAAGACCCGGAGGTATTGTCAGGGTTAGCCAAAGGCCGGATGAAGGCGAAGAAGGCCGATTTGCACAAGGCACTGAATGGGCTTATGGGCTCCCACCAACGAATGATGCTGGCAGCCCAATTACGTCACATCGATTACTTGGATGAAGAGATTGCCCGGCTGGATGAAGAAGTCAAGGAGCGCATGCTCCCTTTTGAAGAAGACCTGGAGCTAGTGGACACCATCCCCGGTGTCGGTCGACGAACAGCAGAACAAATTCTGGCTGAAATTGGGACAGACATGACCCAATTTCCGTCTGCTGCCCATTTATGCTCTTGGGCAGGACTGGCTCCAGGGAACAATGAAAGCGCCGGGAAACGAAAGTCGGGGAAAACACGCAAAGGGAATCAAAAACTCAGAGCAGCGCTGGTGGAAGCAGCACGCGCAGCGGCGAGAACGAAGCAGACTTATCTCTCTGCCCAGTACCATCGAATTGCAGCTCGAAGAGGCAAAAACCGTGCAGCAGTTGCAGTGGCCCACAGCATCTTAACCATCGTGTATTACGTGTTACAGCGACGTCAGCCTTATATTGAACTCGGCCCAACATATTACGAAGCACGCAAGAAAGACGCAGTCGTAAAGCAGGCGATCCGGAAGTTGCAATCACTCGGGTTGGAGGTCACCGTAAAACCTGTTGCATAA
- the trxA gene encoding thioredoxin encodes MANNITWVTDETFSSFVDTDKPVLLDFYADWCGPCKILSPVLEEVASDFDGSLQVAKLNVDENPETARQFGIMSIPTMIVFKGGQPVKQLVGYMPKENIMAELSGIL; translated from the coding sequence ATGGCCAACAATATCACGTGGGTTACAGATGAAACATTCTCTTCCTTCGTAGACACGGACAAACCAGTGTTACTGGATTTCTATGCTGATTGGTGCGGTCCGTGTAAAATTCTCTCGCCTGTTCTAGAAGAGGTCGCGAGCGATTTCGACGGGTCCTTGCAAGTCGCAAAACTCAATGTCGACGAAAATCCGGAAACCGCGAGACAGTTCGGCATTATGAGTATTCCGACGATGATCGTCTTCAAAGGCGGACAGCCCGTGAAACAGCTCGTCGGATATATGCCAAAAGAGAATATTATGGCTGAACTGTCCGGGATTTTGTAA
- a CDS encoding type 1 glutamine amidotransferase domain-containing protein: protein MSKIAVLLTDFFEDVEYTEPAAAYKEAGHQVTVIEKEKGKTVVGKHGHKVPVDASIDDVRPDDFDALLIPGGFSPDLLRDDDRFVNFAKRFMDDRKPVFAICHGPQLLITAETLKGRAATGYKSIQVDLKNAGANFRDEEVVVCGNQLVTSRTPDDIPAFIRESKKLL from the coding sequence ATGAGTAAGATCGCCGTGCTTTTGACCGATTTCTTCGAGGACGTGGAATATACTGAGCCAGCGGCAGCCTACAAAGAAGCCGGTCATCAAGTTACTGTAATTGAAAAGGAAAAAGGAAAGACTGTAGTTGGTAAACACGGTCATAAGGTACCAGTTGACGCGAGCATCGATGATGTTCGCCCAGACGATTTTGATGCCTTACTGATTCCAGGGGGCTTTTCTCCGGATTTGCTGCGTGACGATGACCGCTTCGTCAATTTTGCGAAACGGTTCATGGATGATCGCAAGCCCGTTTTCGCCATCTGCCATGGCCCCCAGCTGTTGATTACAGCAGAAACGCTCAAAGGTCGTGCCGCAACCGGGTACAAGTCGATTCAGGTCGATCTCAAAAACGCCGGTGCCAACTTCCGCGATGAAGAGGTCGTCGTGTGCGGCAACCAGTTGGTCACAAGTCGGACGCCAGACGATATTCCGGCATTCATCCGGGAGTCGAAGAAACTTTTGTAA
- a CDS encoding SDR family oxidoreductase gives MSQLSLKGKRVVIVGGTSGIGLATAKAFIDEEAHVTIASRSAGKLAEAQQVLGADVQGHELDFRSQEKAADFFKQVGKFDHLVVTAGEGAMGHFSDLAVDDARRAFDSKFWGQYVTVLAAIPYLDHASSITLTSGVYGVRPPKGASTLAAINSAVDGLVRGLAVDLAPIRVNVVSPGIVDTPVYAGMPSEDRQQMFSGIAQQLPVGKIATPADIAETYVYLAKNEFTTGSVVLIDGGAHLV, from the coding sequence TTGTCTCAGTTGTCATTGAAGGGTAAACGTGTGGTCATTGTCGGCGGCACGTCAGGAATCGGCCTAGCCACGGCCAAGGCGTTTATCGACGAAGAAGCTCATGTGACGATTGCCAGCCGTTCGGCTGGAAAACTCGCGGAGGCTCAGCAAGTTCTTGGCGCAGATGTGCAGGGGCATGAACTCGACTTTCGCAGTCAAGAAAAGGCAGCCGACTTTTTCAAACAGGTCGGGAAATTCGATCACCTGGTGGTAACGGCCGGAGAAGGTGCCATGGGCCACTTCAGCGACCTGGCTGTAGACGACGCGAGACGGGCGTTTGACAGCAAGTTCTGGGGTCAGTACGTCACCGTGCTTGCGGCCATTCCATATCTCGATCACGCTAGTTCTATTACGTTGACCTCCGGCGTTTACGGAGTTCGTCCGCCAAAAGGCGCCTCGACGCTCGCGGCCATCAACTCGGCAGTTGACGGACTGGTGCGTGGCTTGGCTGTCGATCTCGCTCCGATCCGGGTGAACGTCGTCTCCCCGGGAATCGTGGACACGCCAGTGTACGCTGGTATGCCAAGTGAAGATCGGCAACAGATGTTCTCCGGCATCGCACAGCAGTTGCCTGTCGGCAAAATTGCCACACCGGCTGACATTGCAGAAACGTACGTCTATCTGGCGAAGAATGAGTTCACGACCGGATCGGTAGTACTCATCGACGGTGGAGCTCACTTGGTGTAA